One Pseudomonas sp. FP1742 genomic window carries:
- a CDS encoding MoaD family protein has product MSISVIVPTLLRSFTQDQKRVEVQGSTVLEVIEHMEREYPGVKERLIRDGQVHRFVNIYVNDDDIRFADNLATPLKAGDAITILPAVAGG; this is encoded by the coding sequence ATGTCGATTTCCGTCATTGTGCCAACTTTGTTGCGCTCTTTTACTCAAGATCAGAAGCGCGTCGAAGTTCAGGGAAGTACGGTTCTTGAAGTGATCGAGCACATGGAACGGGAGTACCCCGGCGTTAAAGAGCGATTGATTCGCGACGGTCAAGTGCATCGTTTCGTGAACATCTACGTCAACGATGACGACATCCGTTTTGCCGACAACCTGGCCACCCCTCTCAAGGCCGGCGATGCCATCACCATTCTGCCGGCGGTTGCCGGTGGCTGA
- a CDS encoding Mov34/MPN/PAD-1 family protein, translating to MLSIRAGLLEAMLEQARRDHPLETCGIIAAPAGTRTAERLIAMDNAARSPTFFSFAPKQQLAVWRELDERDEECRVIYHSHTASVAYPSAEDVQYAGDASVHYVIVSTVPDIDVAVRSFRIVNRKVTEESIHVVR from the coding sequence ATGTTGAGTATTCGTGCCGGCCTGCTGGAGGCCATGCTGGAACAGGCGCGGCGGGATCATCCACTGGAAACCTGCGGCATCATCGCCGCACCCGCCGGCACCAGAACCGCCGAGCGGCTGATCGCCATGGACAACGCGGCGCGCTCGCCGACTTTCTTCAGCTTTGCGCCGAAACAGCAACTGGCGGTCTGGCGTGAACTGGATGAGCGGGACGAGGAGTGCCGGGTGATCTATCACTCGCATACCGCCAGCGTGGCCTATCCCAGCGCTGAAGATGTGCAGTATGCCGGTGATGCCTCGGTGCACTACGTGATTGTTTCAACCGTTCCGGATATTGATGTCGCGGTGCGCAGCTTTCGAATCGTTAATCGTAAAGTTACCGAAGAAAGTATTCATGTCGTGCGCTGA
- the moeB gene encoding molybdopterin-synthase adenylyltransferase MoeB, with protein sequence MKLPALVEPLANLSNEEITRYSRHLLIPDVGLEGQRRLKSSKVLVIGAGGLGSPALLYLAAAGVGTLGIIDFDRVDESNLQRQVIHRVATVGQLKVESAAAAIKDLNPHVQVNLYDQRLEPETAVQLFSQYDLILDGTDNFATRYLVNDACVLANKPYVWGSIFRFEGQASVFWENAPGGVGLNYRDLYPEPPPPELAPSCSEGGVLGILCASIGAIMATEAVKLITGIGESLLGRLMVYDALEMSYRQMPLRRSPGRQPITALSDYQTFCGLTAPKGVQPSDIPSISARELQALRERGQDVLVIDVRERTEWDIVRIQGAQHIPKGPNTAALIETRFGKHANLVLHCKSGARSKAVLQELQQLGFSNVRNLEGGVLAWVRDVEPTLPSY encoded by the coding sequence ATGAAACTTCCCGCTCTTGTAGAACCTCTTGCAAACCTGAGTAATGAAGAAATAACCCGCTATAGCCGACACTTGTTAATTCCCGATGTGGGCCTTGAAGGCCAGCGTCGCTTGAAGAGCAGTAAAGTGCTGGTCATCGGTGCGGGCGGCCTGGGTTCACCGGCCTTGTTATATCTGGCGGCGGCTGGCGTCGGCACTCTGGGTATCATCGATTTCGACCGGGTGGACGAGTCCAACTTGCAGCGCCAGGTGATTCACCGGGTCGCCACTGTGGGCCAGTTGAAGGTTGAAAGCGCCGCCGCGGCGATCAAGGATCTGAACCCCCACGTGCAGGTCAATCTTTATGACCAGCGCCTGGAACCGGAAACCGCGGTGCAGTTGTTCAGCCAGTACGACCTGATCCTCGATGGCACCGACAACTTCGCTACCCGCTACCTGGTCAACGATGCTTGCGTGCTGGCCAACAAGCCTTATGTCTGGGGTTCGATCTTCCGTTTCGAGGGGCAGGCCTCGGTATTCTGGGAAAACGCTCCCGGCGGTGTCGGCCTCAATTACCGCGACCTGTACCCGGAGCCGCCCCCCCCGGAGCTGGCGCCATCCTGTTCGGAGGGCGGTGTGCTGGGCATTCTCTGTGCCTCCATCGGCGCGATCATGGCCACCGAGGCGGTCAAGCTCATCACCGGCATCGGCGAAAGCCTGCTGGGACGCCTGATGGTCTACGACGCTCTGGAAATGTCCTACCGGCAGATGCCGCTGCGTCGTTCACCCGGGCGCCAGCCGATCACCGCCCTGAGTGATTATCAGACGTTCTGCGGGCTGACCGCGCCCAAGGGCGTGCAACCTTCGGACATTCCGTCCATCAGCGCCCGGGAGCTGCAAGCCCTGCGCGAACGGGGCCAGGATGTGCTGGTGATCGATGTGCGCGAGCGTACCGAGTGGGACATCGTGCGCATTCAGGGGGCACAGCACATACCCAAGGGACCGAACACTGCCGCGCTGATCGAAACCCGCTTCGGCAAGCACGCCAACCTGGTCCTGCACTGCAAGTCCGGGGCGCGCTCCAAGGCGGTATTGCAGGAATTGCAACAGTTGGGCTTCAGCAATGTGCGCAACCTGGAGGGCGGCGTACTGGCCTGGGTGCGTGACGTCGAGCCGACGTTGCCGAGTTATTGA